One window from the genome of Chroococcidiopsis sp. TS-821 encodes:
- a CDS encoding phasin family protein has product MPGFGDVVQRAFYLGVGLASYAGEKAGVKLSELRSQAQKLAEEMVARGEMTTEEAKRFVEELMQQAQQPSANESSASSQSREPRRIEILTDDEPTPVQQDDRDVEKLRQQVLGLQEELQRLKRQQ; this is encoded by the coding sequence ATGCCTGGATTTGGAGATGTCGTACAAAGAGCTTTTTATCTCGGCGTTGGGCTAGCTTCTTATGCAGGCGAGAAAGCAGGCGTGAAATTATCAGAATTGCGATCGCAAGCCCAAAAGTTAGCAGAAGAAATGGTCGCACGTGGTGAGATGACGACAGAAGAAGCTAAGCGCTTTGTCGAGGAATTGATGCAGCAGGCACAACAACCATCTGCAAACGAATCTAGTGCTAGCAGTCAAAGTAGAGAACCACGCCGCATCGAAATTTTAACTGACGACGAACCAACACCAGTACAGCAAGACGATCGAGACGTAGAGAAGCTGCGTCAGCAAGTTTTAGGACTGCAAGAAGAATTACAAAGACTTAAACGACAACAATAA
- a CDS encoding 2'-5' RNA ligase family protein, giving the protein MAQITNRYFIALLPPLDIQTRVREIQQHFAEHYGSRGALRSPPHITLQPPFLWNADRVSQLEMLLGNFAQQRSSVPIVLDGFGAFSPRVIYVNVRKSPELLSVQACLMAQCESIGIVDPVSKARPFAPHMTVAFRDLTRQNFKAAWMQFQHQKLYFEFTATDLTLLLHNGKQWTIHANFPFACKN; this is encoded by the coding sequence TTGGCTCAAATAACCAATCGCTATTTTATTGCTTTATTGCCACCGTTGGATATTCAAACTCGCGTTCGAGAAATTCAGCAGCATTTTGCTGAGCATTATGGTAGTCGAGGTGCGTTGCGATCGCCGCCGCATATTACACTACAGCCACCGTTTCTTTGGAATGCGGATCGCGTTAGCCAATTAGAAATGCTTCTTGGGAATTTCGCTCAGCAGCGATCGTCGGTACCCATTGTTCTTGATGGATTTGGTGCTTTCTCGCCGCGCGTCATTTACGTTAATGTCCGCAAATCTCCAGAATTATTATCTGTACAAGCTTGTTTAATGGCACAGTGCGAATCGATAGGAATTGTCGATCCTGTTTCTAAAGCACGTCCTTTTGCTCCACATATGACTGTTGCCTTTCGCGATTTAACACGGCAGAATTTCAAAGCAGCGTGGATGCAGTTTCAACACCAAAAGTTATATTTTGAATTTACGGCAACTGATTTAACGTTACTACTTCATAACGGTAAACAGTGGACTATCCACGCTAATTTTCCCTTTGCTTGTAAAAATTAG
- a CDS encoding YciI family protein, which produces MPWFVKIEEGIVEKPEFDLHVPAHKAYVKELIAKGHQARSGYWTQRGGGMMVFQAASLEEAKAIVAKDPLIQNGCVRYKLYEWQVVVE; this is translated from the coding sequence ATGCCTTGGTTTGTCAAGATTGAAGAAGGCATAGTCGAAAAGCCAGAGTTTGACCTACACGTACCTGCCCACAAAGCTTACGTCAAAGAATTGATTGCTAAAGGACACCAAGCCCGTAGCGGCTATTGGACTCAACGCGGTGGAGGGATGATGGTGTTTCAAGCCGCATCGCTTGAAGAAGCCAAAGCGATCGTCGCCAAAGATCCTTTGATTCAAAATGGCTGTGTACGATACAAGCTCTACGAGTGGCAAGTCGTCGTCGAATAA
- a CDS encoding cytochrome c biogenesis protein CcdA has product MLELWQARLYELEQFANTLVSDQLTHLGWLSIGVIFMAGLLTSLTPCMLSMLPITVGYIGGYEAESRWHAMQMSTWFALGLATTLATLGIIAAFLGQIYGQVGIGLPLVVSIVAILMGLNLLEALPLQLPSFGGLEWISQDLPQGIRSYLIGLTFGVVASPCSTPVLATLLAWVATTQDLILGATLLLAYTVGYVVPLILAGTFTVAIKKLLELRRWSGWITPVSGALLVGFGVFSLLSRIPVGSI; this is encoded by the coding sequence ATGCTCGAACTTTGGCAAGCTCGGTTGTACGAATTAGAACAATTTGCGAATACCCTCGTCTCTGACCAGTTAACGCATCTTGGCTGGTTGAGTATTGGTGTGATTTTTATGGCTGGTTTGTTGACTAGCTTGACACCGTGTATGCTTTCGATGCTGCCGATTACAGTCGGCTATATTGGCGGTTATGAAGCCGAAAGCCGCTGGCACGCGATGCAGATGTCTACTTGGTTTGCATTAGGTTTGGCAACTACTTTAGCAACTTTAGGAATCATCGCAGCATTCTTAGGACAAATTTACGGACAAGTAGGCATCGGGCTACCCCTTGTCGTTAGTATTGTGGCGATTTTGATGGGGTTAAACCTACTGGAAGCACTACCCCTACAGTTACCATCATTTGGTGGTTTAGAATGGATTTCGCAAGATTTGCCCCAAGGAATACGCTCCTATCTGATTGGTTTGACGTTCGGTGTTGTTGCTTCGCCTTGTAGTACACCTGTCCTGGCAACGTTACTTGCTTGGGTTGCGACAACGCAAGATCTGATTCTTGGTGCAACTCTACTTCTTGCGTATACCGTCGGCTATGTGGTGCCGTTAATTTTGGCAGGAACTTTTACAGTCGCAATCAAAAAACTGTTAGAGTTGCGCCGCTGGTCAGGCTGGATTACGCCAGTCAGTGGAGCATTACTTGTTGGTTTTGGCGTCTTTTCACTGTTGTCGCGCATTCCGGTAGGAAGTATTTAA
- a CDS encoding cytochrome c biogenesis protein → MSSNSANLNLWSSLRRFFRREFLPVLTDLRLAIVLLLAIAVFSIAGTVIEQGQSVAFYQANYPEDPALFGFLSWKVLLRLGLDRVYRTWWFLALLILFGSSLTACTFRRQLPALKWFSRTWKFYKQPQQFRKFALSAELSYATVDKLVPLLEKRYRVFREGDALYASRGLVGRVGPIVVHASMILILVGAIWGAMTGFMAQEMVASGDTFKVQNIVDAGPWAAPQIPQDWSVRVNRFWIDYTPTGGIDQFYSDLSVIDNQGQEVKHKKIFVNEPLRYRGVTFYQTDWGIAAIRIRLNKSPILQLPMAQLNTNGQGRLWATWIPTKPDLSAGVSLVARDLQGMLLLYDTTGQLINTVRPGMAVEVNGVTLKIEDVVGSTGLQIKADPGIPFVYSGFGLLMLGVVMSYISHSQVWALQKDGKLYIGGKTNRAHVAFEREFFGVLDQLGQPTVVQDAVGAIANQDAT, encoded by the coding sequence ATGTCTTCAAATTCTGCCAATTTAAATTTGTGGTCATCACTGCGACGCTTTTTTCGACGTGAGTTTTTACCTGTACTAACAGACTTGCGCTTGGCAATTGTTTTGCTGTTAGCGATCGCGGTTTTTAGTATCGCAGGTACTGTGATTGAGCAAGGACAATCGGTTGCTTTCTACCAAGCCAACTATCCTGAAGATCCTGCATTATTTGGCTTTCTTAGCTGGAAAGTCTTGCTAAGGTTAGGGCTAGATCGCGTTTATCGTACGTGGTGGTTTTTGGCACTGCTGATTTTATTTGGTTCTAGCTTAACGGCTTGTACATTTAGACGCCAATTACCCGCACTGAAGTGGTTTTCGCGAACGTGGAAGTTTTACAAACAGCCGCAGCAGTTTCGTAAGTTTGCGTTGAGTGCAGAACTCAGTTACGCCACAGTCGATAAGTTAGTACCTCTATTAGAAAAACGCTATCGAGTTTTTCGCGAAGGAGATGCGCTTTATGCAAGTCGGGGTCTTGTAGGGCGCGTTGGACCTATCGTCGTTCATGCGAGCATGATCTTGATTCTGGTAGGTGCAATTTGGGGTGCGATGACAGGCTTTATGGCGCAAGAAATGGTTGCAAGTGGAGACACGTTTAAAGTCCAAAATATAGTTGATGCAGGACCTTGGGCAGCACCACAAATTCCTCAAGATTGGTCTGTACGAGTCAATCGATTTTGGATTGACTATACACCAACAGGCGGTATCGATCAGTTTTATTCCGATTTATCTGTCATCGATAACCAAGGACAAGAAGTTAAGCACAAAAAGATTTTTGTCAACGAACCGCTACGCTATCGTGGTGTAACTTTTTATCAAACTGACTGGGGAATTGCAGCGATTCGCATCCGACTGAATAAAAGTCCCATTTTGCAGCTACCAATGGCACAGTTGAATACAAACGGTCAAGGACGCTTATGGGCAACTTGGATTCCGACAAAACCCGATTTAAGTGCTGGAGTCTCGCTTGTTGCTAGAGATTTACAAGGAATGCTACTTCTTTATGACACGACTGGGCAGTTGATTAATACTGTGCGCCCTGGAATGGCGGTTGAGGTCAATGGTGTAACGCTAAAGATTGAGGACGTTGTCGGTAGTACAGGGTTGCAAATCAAAGCCGATCCAGGTATTCCCTTCGTTTATTCGGGTTTTGGCTTACTCATGTTAGGTGTTGTCATGAGTTACATCTCGCATTCACAAGTTTGGGCGTTACAGAAAGATGGTAAACTATATATTGGTGGTAAAACTAACCGCGCTCACGTTGCTTTTGAGCGAGAGTTTTTCGGTGTGTTAGATCAATTAGGACAGCCGACTGTCGTTCAAGATGCTGTGGGTGCGATCGCTAATCAAGACGCAACATAA
- a CDS encoding phycobilisome linker polypeptide yields the protein MRMFKVTACVPSQTRIRTQRELQNTYFTKLVPYDNWFREQQRIMKMGGKIVKVELATGKPGVNTGLL from the coding sequence ATGCGGATGTTTAAGGTCACTGCGTGTGTTCCCAGTCAAACTCGGATTAGAACACAGCGGGAATTACAAAACACCTATTTTACCAAGCTCGTTCCTTACGATAACTGGTTTCGCGAACAGCAAAGAATTATGAAAATGGGTGGCAAGATTGTTAAGGTAGAACTAGCAACAGGAAAGCCAGGAGTTAATACAGGCTTGCTGTAA
- a CDS encoding FtsW/RodA/SpoVE family cell cycle protein — MQIRQFIPFFDKSVAGWANEARLLRWLTFLWLFVGLVILFSASYPVAAVDQNDGLYFVKRQLIGVAIGLVVFNVLVHTSLRFVLSITPWSVLLLLGLIFLTLFIGEEILNVKRWLSIGGILIQPSELIKPFLILQSARLFGQWDKISWQARLFWLAVFALILVGILLQPNLSTTALCGMALWLIALAAGLPYLPLVGTALLGILAAVVSISKNPYQLKRITSFQNPWSDPADTGYQLIQSLLAVGSGGTWGAGFGLSQQKLHYLPIQDTDFIFAVFAEEFGFVGSILLLLLLVMYATIALIVALKAWHPVHRLVAVGAMIFLVGQSMLNIGVATGVLPTTGLPLPFISYGSNSVISSLAIAGLLIRVARENADANIVALPERNQRQAR, encoded by the coding sequence GTGCAGATCCGTCAATTCATTCCTTTCTTTGACAAATCTGTAGCTGGATGGGCTAACGAAGCTCGCCTATTGCGTTGGTTAACGTTCCTGTGGTTGTTCGTCGGGCTAGTCATTTTATTTTCTGCATCGTACCCCGTTGCCGCTGTAGATCAGAACGACGGGCTTTATTTTGTCAAGCGCCAATTGATAGGAGTGGCTATTGGTTTAGTTGTATTTAACGTTCTTGTTCATACATCTCTACGCTTTGTACTTAGTATTACGCCTTGGAGTGTATTGCTTCTTTTAGGATTAATTTTTTTAACGCTGTTTATCGGAGAAGAAATTTTAAACGTTAAGCGCTGGTTGTCAATTGGCGGAATTCTGATTCAACCATCTGAGTTAATCAAGCCTTTCTTGATTTTGCAAAGCGCTCGTCTTTTCGGGCAATGGGATAAAATTAGCTGGCAAGCGCGCTTGTTTTGGTTAGCAGTGTTTGCACTGATTTTAGTCGGAATTCTTCTCCAACCTAACTTAAGTACAACCGCGCTCTGTGGCATGGCATTGTGGCTAATAGCACTCGCAGCCGGTTTACCCTATCTCCCTTTAGTAGGAACAGCTTTATTAGGGATATTAGCGGCAGTTGTCAGTATTAGTAAGAATCCCTATCAACTTAAGCGAATTACGTCTTTTCAAAACCCATGGAGCGATCCAGCAGACACTGGTTACCAGTTGATTCAAAGTTTACTGGCAGTAGGTTCAGGCGGAACGTGGGGAGCAGGATTTGGACTATCGCAACAAAAATTACATTATTTGCCAATTCAAGATACTGATTTTATTTTCGCAGTTTTTGCTGAAGAATTTGGGTTTGTTGGTAGTATCTTGTTGTTGCTTTTGCTAGTTATGTACGCAACAATTGCATTAATTGTGGCGCTCAAAGCTTGGCATCCAGTCCACAGATTAGTTGCAGTTGGTGCAATGATTTTTTTAGTAGGACAATCAATGCTGAATATTGGAGTTGCTACTGGAGTTTTACCTACAACCGGTTTACCACTTCCCTTTATTAGCTATGGTAGTAATTCAGTTATTTCCAGCTTGGCGATCGCTGGATTATTGATCCGTGTTGCTAGAGAAAACGCAGATGCTAATATTGTTGCTTTGCCTGAACGTAACCAGCGCCAAGCGCGCTAA
- the queF gene encoding preQ(1) synthase has product MSNESSLVQSGTESLADDSETAQQQKYGERHIAEGKLITFPNPRIGRWYNIHITLPEFTCKCPFSGYPDFATIYITYVPNERVVELKSIKLYINSYRDRYISHEESINQILDDFVAACDPLEVQIKGDFNPRGNVHTAIEINYKREQTPIQNNVLARKESSFQ; this is encoded by the coding sequence ATGAGTAATGAATCAAGTTTAGTGCAAAGTGGTACTGAATCTCTAGCCGATGATAGTGAAACGGCTCAGCAACAGAAGTACGGCGAACGTCATATTGCCGAGGGAAAACTAATTACCTTTCCAAACCCGCGGATTGGGCGTTGGTACAATATTCATATCACTTTGCCAGAATTTACCTGTAAGTGTCCTTTTTCTGGCTATCCTGACTTCGCCACAATTTATATTACTTACGTTCCCAACGAGCGCGTCGTAGAGCTTAAGTCGATTAAACTTTATATCAACAGTTATCGCGATCGCTACATCTCGCATGAAGAATCTATAAACCAAATTTTAGACGACTTTGTTGCTGCGTGCGATCCTTTAGAAGTTCAAATCAAGGGAGATTTTAATCCTCGCGGTAATGTACACACGGCGATCGAAATCAATTATAAACGCGAGCAAACGCCAATCCAAAATAATGTCCTAGCTCGCAAAGAGTCAAGCTTCCAGTAA
- the apcA gene encoding allophycocyanin subunit alpha, whose protein sequence is MSIVTKSIVNADAEARYLSPGELDRIKTFVTSGERRLRIAQTLTDNRERIVKQAGDQLFQKRPDVVSPGGNAYGQEMTATCLRDMDYYLRLITYGVVAGDVTPIEEIGVVGVREMYKSLGTPIEAVAESVRAMKNVATSMMSAEDASEAGSYFDYLVGAMQ, encoded by the coding sequence GTATCGTCACGAAGTCAATCGTGAATGCGGATGCCGAAGCTCGCTACCTCAGCCCTGGCGAGCTAGATCGGATTAAAACCTTTGTTACAAGTGGTGAGCGTCGTTTACGCATTGCACAAACGCTAACAGACAACCGCGAGCGTATCGTTAAGCAAGCCGGCGATCAACTATTCCAAAAACGTCCTGACGTTGTTTCTCCTGGCGGAAACGCTTACGGTCAAGAAATGACAGCAACTTGCTTGCGCGACATGGATTATTACCTGCGCTTGATCACCTACGGTGTTGTTGCTGGCGATGTTACTCCAATCGAAGAAATTGGTGTTGTTGGAGTCCGCGAAATGTACAAGTCGCTCGGTACTCCTATCGAAGCTGTTGCTGAAAGCGTTCGGGCAATGAAGAACGTTGCTACTTCGATGATGTCTGCTGAAGATGCTTCAGAAGCTGGCTCTTACTTCGACTACTTAGTAGGTGCTATGCAGTAG
- the apcB gene encoding allophycocyanin subunit beta: protein MQDAITAVINASDVQGKYLDNSAMEKLKGYFQTGELRVRAATTISANAAAIVKEAVAKSLLYSDITRPGGNMYTTRRYAACIRDLDYYLRYATYAMLAGDPSILDERVLNGLKETYNSLGVPIGATVQAIQAMKEVTASLVGPDAGKEMGVYFDYICSGLS, encoded by the coding sequence ATGCAAGACGCAATTACAGCAGTAATTAATGCTTCAGACGTACAAGGTAAGTACCTGGACAACTCGGCAATGGAGAAGCTAAAAGGCTATTTCCAAACTGGCGAACTCCGCGTACGTGCTGCTACCACTATTAGCGCTAATGCGGCAGCAATTGTTAAAGAAGCAGTAGCAAAATCATTACTTTACTCTGATATCACTCGCCCAGGCGGCAATATGTATACAACGCGTCGCTATGCTGCTTGCATCCGCGACCTCGACTACTACCTGCGCTACGCTACCTACGCAATGCTTGCTGGCGATCCTTCGATTCTTGACGAGCGCGTACTCAATGGTCTAAAAGAAACCTACAACTCGTTAGGCGTTCCTATCGGAGCAACAGTACAAGCTATTCAAGCAATGAAAGAAGTCACTGCTAGCTTAGTTGGTCCTGATGCCGGTAAAGAAATGGGTGTTTACTTCGACTACATCTGTTCTGGCTTAAGCTAA